The following coding sequences lie in one Chitinispirillales bacterium ANBcel5 genomic window:
- a CDS encoding tetratricopeptide repeat protein yields the protein MINKKMVLLLIFFAVKGFSIEFEFEIEAEGGLPSAIIKAVNEAYDFNMQGIEALQRGELGPAMSYFDEALNILPDYSDALNNRGVVYFRRGNVVGAQETWESLIELDPEYAVAYYNLGLISVHENKYKQALDYFELALRNNNRFVEAMVRMGYVHLKKGEYNTASTFFRRAYEIDPEQQDVWNFYAYSLILDSDTAKAVQVLKGKDHKDALSQLGRIEASRGNYNRAIDHLSKAVARDADESVLVELATVQIEAEKYTDAIATLDSYFSLNVKHCANSFLLAGVAARKSSDLESAMKYLEKGAANYPRDPLIRYNLGQLYHHHGKFDEAETKWQGLSDSLQEPSLYYQRALNARNRDDLTTAEKLVNRAIQMDRRAEYYDLLGVIHHERGDSAKSEQYFREALKIDPNLASAQLNLALRSKSQQEIQESIKQLEQILERCSGEACAEITFQLAIMHYFKRNTDKAITILNSIEEEHKNERVYRHLGIFYREKRELHKAIDVLETAVERFITEARTEYELAETYMMAGFPSKAAATIKNLIPRWRDNPWRLYYQLGYAYLEQNDLVNARKYLERSMNANNRNTAPRSLLAFVLNRMGDIDKARDLWQRNLREDPQNSVLWINMGLSLEKEGRFSEALDHYRRAQMHKPDEYALYINIGNAYAGMEQYTEALEAYSHGLKSDKRDVAAYNIFLIAQRRKEKQRADRMLELLTSEFPSSMHTRRAEAEMKFWMGDTVKALNILEGLDEKDSYDWLALARIYASSQQREKTTAALAQLPSDAQWDRERDFVMASLAFYAGEYRKAHQLFKAIDDTTFSGRYNLALSAYKDEKYEDALSMAEALVAQTDGSDRADVLRLAGNSAFALNRWDEARVWYRQLSRMEMRNPVVLYNLAVANYNLDEIENAHNFYKRARELDMSIENKDIEMRYYLFKNPPDSTQLSGLDSLDILYNEAVALQNAGDDREAEEIYLRIVEIDERYSLAWNNLGALYGARGDLKKAEKAYLKALERRFDNPEIYANLINVYMALEKFSEARRWVMLGLGHNPDNQMLQQLSETIIIEEQKYYER from the coding sequence ATGATTAACAAGAAAATGGTTTTACTGCTCATATTCTTTGCTGTAAAAGGGTTCTCAATTGAATTTGAATTTGAAATTGAAGCTGAAGGTGGACTTCCATCCGCCATTATTAAGGCAGTAAATGAAGCTTATGATTTTAACATGCAGGGTATCGAAGCTTTGCAGAGGGGCGAACTTGGCCCGGCGATGTCCTACTTTGATGAAGCGCTTAATATTTTGCCTGATTACAGTGATGCTCTCAATAACAGGGGAGTCGTTTATTTCAGAAGAGGTAATGTGGTTGGGGCTCAGGAAACCTGGGAAAGTCTTATTGAGTTGGACCCGGAGTATGCCGTAGCATATTACAATCTGGGTCTGATTTCTGTTCACGAAAATAAGTATAAACAGGCTTTAGACTATTTTGAGCTTGCCCTTAGAAATAACAATCGTTTTGTTGAAGCTATGGTTCGAATGGGATACGTTCATCTTAAAAAAGGTGAATACAATACCGCCAGTACCTTCTTTAGAAGAGCATATGAGATCGATCCTGAACAGCAGGACGTATGGAATTTTTATGCTTACTCTTTAATATTAGATTCAGATACCGCAAAAGCGGTCCAAGTACTTAAAGGTAAAGACCATAAAGATGCCCTGAGCCAACTTGGTAGAATCGAGGCTTCCAGAGGAAATTATAATCGGGCCATAGATCACCTCTCAAAAGCTGTTGCCAGAGACGCCGATGAGTCTGTGCTGGTTGAGCTTGCCACCGTGCAGATTGAAGCTGAAAAATATACTGACGCTATTGCTACTCTTGATTCTTACTTCAGCTTAAATGTCAAACATTGCGCGAACTCCTTTCTTCTTGCAGGGGTGGCTGCCAGAAAAAGTTCAGATCTTGAAAGCGCAATGAAATATTTGGAGAAAGGCGCTGCTAATTATCCGCGCGATCCGCTTATCAGATACAATCTTGGGCAACTATATCATCACCATGGAAAATTTGATGAAGCAGAAACGAAGTGGCAGGGGCTTTCAGACTCACTTCAGGAACCTTCACTCTACTACCAGCGTGCTCTCAATGCCCGTAATCGAGATGACCTTACCACTGCCGAAAAGCTCGTTAACAGAGCAATACAAATGGACAGAAGAGCTGAGTATTACGATTTACTGGGGGTAATACATCATGAACGTGGTGACAGCGCTAAATCCGAACAGTACTTTCGTGAAGCACTGAAGATTGACCCGAACCTGGCAAGTGCACAGCTTAATCTTGCACTCAGATCAAAATCACAGCAAGAGATTCAGGAGTCAATAAAGCAGTTAGAGCAGATACTGGAGCGATGTTCTGGTGAGGCGTGTGCGGAGATTACCTTTCAATTGGCTATAATGCACTATTTTAAACGAAATACCGATAAGGCAATAACGATTCTTAACTCAATCGAGGAAGAACATAAAAATGAACGGGTGTACCGCCATCTTGGCATTTTTTATCGGGAAAAAAGAGAGCTTCATAAGGCCATCGATGTACTTGAAACTGCTGTTGAACGGTTTATAACTGAAGCAAGAACGGAGTATGAACTCGCGGAGACCTATATGATGGCTGGTTTTCCCTCCAAAGCCGCCGCTACCATAAAGAATTTAATTCCAAGGTGGAGGGATAATCCCTGGCGTTTGTATTATCAGCTTGGTTATGCTTATCTTGAACAGAATGATCTTGTAAATGCCAGAAAGTACCTTGAGCGTAGTATGAACGCAAACAACAGAAATACCGCACCTCGCTCACTTTTAGCGTTTGTGTTGAACAGAATGGGAGATATCGATAAAGCACGTGATTTATGGCAGCGAAACCTAAGGGAGGATCCCCAAAACAGTGTGTTATGGATCAACATGGGACTTTCCCTTGAAAAAGAGGGCAGGTTCTCAGAGGCTTTGGATCATTACAGAAGGGCTCAGATGCATAAGCCCGATGAATATGCTCTTTACATCAATATCGGCAACGCATACGCCGGAATGGAACAATACACTGAAGCACTGGAGGCCTATTCCCATGGCTTAAAATCCGATAAACGTGATGTTGCCGCTTATAATATTTTCCTCATTGCCCAACGGAGAAAGGAAAAACAGCGAGCAGACAGGATGCTTGAGTTACTTACATCTGAATTTCCCTCTTCAATGCATACCAGAAGAGCTGAGGCGGAGATGAAATTTTGGATGGGCGACACTGTAAAGGCTCTCAATATTCTTGAGGGACTGGATGAAAAAGATAGCTATGACTGGTTAGCTCTCGCCAGAATTTATGCCTCAAGTCAACAAAGAGAAAAAACTACTGCAGCATTGGCACAGTTGCCTTCAGATGCTCAGTGGGACAGAGAAAGAGACTTTGTGATGGCTTCACTCGCATTTTATGCCGGTGAATACCGTAAGGCTCATCAACTCTTTAAAGCCATTGATGATACCACTTTTAGTGGTAGGTACAATCTTGCTCTTAGTGCCTACAAGGATGAAAAATACGAAGATGCGCTTTCAATGGCCGAGGCACTGGTGGCGCAAACTGATGGAAGTGACAGGGCTGATGTGTTGCGCTTAGCCGGAAATTCTGCTTTCGCTCTCAATCGCTGGGATGAAGCACGGGTATGGTATAGGCAGCTCTCAAGAATGGAGATGAGAAACCCGGTCGTGCTTTACAATCTCGCAGTAGCTAACTATAATCTCGATGAAATTGAAAATGCTCATAACTTCTATAAAAGAGCACGTGAATTAGATATGTCTATTGAAAATAAAGATATTGAGATGAGATATTATTTGTTCAAAAATCCCCCTGATTCAACTCAATTATCGGGGTTGGATTCATTGGATATTCTGTACAACGAAGCTGTTGCACTGCAGAATGCGGGAGATGACCGCGAAGCTGAAGAAATCTATTTAAGAATTGTAGAAATTGATGAACGATACAGTCTTGCATGGAATAATCTTGGCGCATTGTACGGGGCCAGAGGTGATTTAAAAAAAGCTGAAAAAGCTTATCTAAAAGCATTGGAGAGACGTTTCGATAATCCCGAGATATACGCGAATCTCATCAATGTTTACATGGCACTCGAAAAATTCTCCGAAGCAAGAAGGTGGGTGATGCTGGGACTTGGACATAACCCTGATAACCAAATGCTTCAGCAACTAAGTGAAACTATTATTATCGAAGAACAAAAATACTACGAAAGATAG
- a CDS encoding HAD family hydrolase yields the protein MSQLAEYAAKLHQKEAYTEPKELNPIYYQSSQEQLSGIRAVIFDVYGTLINYWRPGFETPQMKEKTLSDTFSVICEKFGMGSTFAKINPQQPPEKTLSEFYHGLIVLSQEKAQKSGNMFAEVKIEEVWNLILLMLKRHGYKAEHHCPGDCSEFNRYLAFTYNFHALGRQLYPNVYTALKALKEKHIVLGIVSNAQFYTPIDLTLMLRDQSGGEIDDYYELFDVDLVFYSYEYGVRKPGELLFRKLFDALYEMHILPSQTLFVGNDLVMDIEPASSAGMKTAFFTGDQNSAYFHDKRGTIIPDLCINDYEELPPKVSFHGE from the coding sequence TTGTCTCAGTTAGCTGAATATGCGGCAAAGCTTCATCAAAAGGAAGCCTATACTGAACCTAAAGAGTTAAACCCTATCTATTACCAATCCTCTCAGGAGCAGCTCTCAGGTATACGGGCTGTGATTTTTGATGTTTACGGAACTTTGATCAATTACTGGCGTCCTGGGTTTGAAACACCACAAATGAAGGAAAAAACCCTTAGCGATACCTTTTCAGTTATATGCGAAAAATTTGGCATGGGCAGCACGTTTGCAAAAATTAACCCTCAGCAGCCACCAGAGAAAACTCTTAGTGAATTTTACCATGGCCTTATTGTTTTAAGTCAGGAAAAGGCTCAAAAAAGTGGAAATATGTTTGCTGAAGTGAAAATAGAGGAGGTATGGAACCTTATTTTGCTTATGCTTAAGCGTCACGGGTATAAAGCTGAGCACCACTGTCCGGGCGATTGCAGTGAATTCAACCGGTATCTGGCTTTTACCTATAACTTTCACGCCCTTGGCCGCCAGCTGTATCCTAATGTGTATACCGCACTCAAAGCTTTAAAAGAGAAGCATATTGTTCTTGGAATTGTATCTAATGCTCAGTTTTATACCCCTATCGATCTTACGCTTATGCTGCGGGATCAGTCTGGTGGGGAAATAGATGATTACTATGAGCTTTTTGATGTTGATCTGGTGTTTTATTCTTATGAGTATGGGGTTAGGAAACCTGGGGAACTGCTGTTTCGTAAGCTCTTTGATGCTCTTTATGAAATGCACATTCTACCCTCTCAGACTCTCTTTGTAGGAAACGATCTGGTAATGGATATAGAACCTGCTTCATCGGCTGGTATGAAAACAGCCTTTTTTACAGGAGATCAAAACAGTGCCTATTTTCATGATAAAAGAGGAACGATTATACCGGATTTGTGTATTAATGACTATGAAGAATTACCACCAAAAGTATCGTTTCATGGTGAATGA